A DNA window from Parabacteroides johnsonii DSM 18315 contains the following coding sequences:
- a CDS encoding sensor histidine kinase translates to MKHYILLIYFLAFSLSTEANTAVKDSLSGALSSASSPLQKLEIMTNLMDISRQEEQVEYAKQLYKLALEEDEDYYKEAALTEILRFYVNTDAKDSAKVYLAEAERELKGKARDFLVTYMKTIMDVRVVYYTKGEDRMKLIEKYKLRLETEKGMPVLDKIANYYLLGMANSNRVDPKNQNAIYKEICYYMNNLIKLSDNIPLRYSYLFRLNTLNILSLMEATPEDRVKASLLYLNMQKEYADTKEMKKRPYTSKRHLLNAYSTLATATETVGKDMATYYFNYFIDLNRKYPEDAAFSAEYDRFFTSLNYYKSIRDFQKAADYNDSVIYYFRHGDFQFDLTENIVLTLKDKIDCLDSLHRYKDAYEAYKEYTVLLDSARTRSMENKVEDLEIKKHVDELVVEKKALEVDLQKSQSRLYLFLTLLILSICFGIFIFFRLGKIKSLYKELQESNRLVVIASEKAQESERMKNAFIKNMCHEVRTPLNAINGFAELITGDGVSPEEKKEFSKIIYTNCHNITSMMNDVLVIAQLDSSNEILPLEPVHIDLLCHHEMNQLKKLQQKPDIHYQIEGDKSNDLIYSDPNHFGIIITHLLNNANKFTDQGSITLSYQPEEEGKIMCISVTDTGCGIPADKSEWIFERFTKNDDFIPGSGLGLYLCRLITQRLNGSLKLDTSYTGGARFVLRFPINPYK, encoded by the coding sequence ATGAAACACTACATTCTCCTGATATACTTCCTCGCTTTTTCCCTCTCTACAGAGGCGAATACAGCAGTGAAAGATTCGCTGTCGGGGGCCTTGTCATCTGCCTCCTCTCCTTTACAAAAACTGGAAATCATGACTAATCTGATGGATATTTCCCGACAGGAAGAACAAGTGGAATATGCCAAGCAACTCTATAAACTCGCCCTTGAAGAAGACGAAGACTATTATAAGGAAGCGGCCCTGACCGAAATCTTGCGCTTTTATGTGAATACCGATGCCAAGGACAGCGCAAAGGTGTATCTCGCCGAAGCCGAAAGGGAACTGAAAGGGAAAGCACGCGATTTCCTTGTCACGTATATGAAAACGATCATGGATGTCCGTGTTGTCTATTACACCAAAGGCGAAGACCGGATGAAGCTGATTGAAAAATACAAACTCCGCCTCGAAACGGAAAAAGGCATGCCGGTTCTCGACAAAATAGCGAACTATTATCTCCTCGGTATGGCGAACAGCAACCGGGTCGATCCGAAAAACCAGAATGCTATCTATAAAGAGATATGTTATTACATGAACAACCTGATCAAGCTATCGGACAATATCCCGCTCCGCTATTCGTATCTGTTCCGCCTGAATACGCTCAACATACTGAGCCTTATGGAAGCGACTCCCGAAGATCGGGTGAAAGCCTCCCTCCTCTACCTGAACATGCAAAAGGAATATGCAGACACAAAAGAGATGAAGAAGCGTCCGTACACAAGCAAACGGCATCTTCTGAACGCCTACTCCACCTTGGCAACCGCAACAGAAACGGTCGGGAAAGATATGGCAACCTACTATTTCAACTACTTCATCGATTTGAACAGGAAATATCCCGAAGATGCCGCATTCTCCGCCGAATATGACCGCTTTTTCACTTCGCTCAACTATTACAAATCGATACGGGACTTCCAGAAAGCGGCAGATTACAACGATTCAGTCATCTATTATTTCCGCCACGGCGATTTCCAGTTCGACCTGACCGAAAACATCGTCCTGACGCTAAAAGACAAAATCGACTGTCTCGACAGTCTGCACAGATATAAAGATGCCTACGAAGCCTACAAGGAATATACCGTACTCTTGGATTCCGCACGCACACGAAGCATGGAAAACAAAGTCGAAGACCTGGAGATCAAAAAACATGTAGACGAGCTGGTGGTCGAGAAGAAAGCGCTGGAAGTAGACCTGCAAAAAAGCCAGAGCCGGTTATATCTATTCCTTACATTGCTCATCCTTTCGATCTGCTTCGGAATCTTCATATTCTTCCGCTTAGGAAAGATCAAATCGCTGTACAAGGAGTTGCAGGAGTCGAACCGACTGGTAGTCATCGCCAGTGAAAAGGCACAGGAAAGCGAACGGATGAAGAACGCCTTTATCAAGAATATGTGCCACGAAGTGCGTACGCCGCTAAATGCGATCAACGGCTTTGCCGAACTCATCACCGGCGACGGCGTAAGCCCGGAGGAAAAAAAGGAATTCAGCAAAATCATCTATACGAACTGCCATAACATCACCTCCATGATGAACGATGTTCTGGTAATCGCCCAACTGGATAGCAGCAACGAAATCCTCCCGCTGGAACCGGTCCATATCGACCTGCTTTGCCACCACGAAATGAACCAGTTGAAAAAGTTGCAGCAGAAGCCGGATATCCATTACCAGATCGAAGGCGACAAGAGCAATGACCTGATCTATTCGGACCCGAATCATTTCGGCATTATCATCACCCATCTGCTGAACAACGCGAACAAGTTCACGGATCAGGGAAGCATCACACTTTCCTACCAGCCTGAAGAAGAAGGAAAAATAATGTGCATCAGCGTTACCGACACAGGATGCGGAATTCCGGCAGACAAGAGCGAATGGATTTTTGAACGTTTCACCAAGAACGACGACTTCATCCCCGGTTCGGGTCTCGGCCTCTACCTCTGCCGCCTCATCACCCAACGTCTCAACGGTTCCCTCAAACTGGACACCAGTTATACCGGAGGAGCCCGGTTCGTGCTACGGTTCCCGATTAATCCCTACAAATAG